The following is a genomic window from Synergistaceae bacterium.
CCTAAGATTGGGCGCCCCGCAGTGCCTGATGGTTCCCCATCATCTGAACTATGTTCAAGGGTATCATTTATTCCAATACGGTAAGCCCAGCAGTAATGAGTCGCATTTGGAAAGAGAGAAGATATCTCTTTTATTTGGGAAGCAGCATCCTTTTCAGTTAGAATTGTGCGAATAGACCCAATAAAGCGAGATTTTTTAATTGTCTGTTCTATGTCTATTTCACTGCGAGGCGCGTTAAAAACACAGTTTTTAGCGTCAAAATTTATTTTGGCCATATTTCTTTTAAGCGACTCCAAGTTGATAAAAGAGCTTCGGATATAACCTTTACTTCTCCTACTATCGGCATAAAATTGGTGTCTCCTTCCCATCGAGGAACGATGTGTAAATGGAGATGCTGTTCAATTCCAGCTCCGGCAGCTTTTCCCAAATTCATACCCATATTGAATCCATCCGGATTCATAAGTATTTTTAGTGCAGAAATGGCTTTTTGTGCAATGGCTGTCATCTCACTTGTTTCTTCTAAAGAAAGTTCAGTAAAATCAGATACATGACGAAAAGGAACGACCATAAGATGTCCGGAATTATAAGGAAAAGCGTTGAGAATAACAAAATTAAATTCTCCACGGTAAACAATAAGATGTTTTTCGTCATCATTAATAGCCGGGAAATCACAAAAAATACAAGTTCTCTCATTTTGTGTAGGTTTATCAGAAGCAGAACACACATATTGTTTCCGCCAAGGTGCAAAAATAGAATCCATGAAATACCACCTTTTATAATATAAAAATTTGCTACACTTCATATTATAATGCTTTCTGTTTAATAAATATAAACAGTATAAAATACTTAGATGTTACAAGGACATACAGTATATAATATAAACCTGAGTTTTAAGAAGAAAAGAGGGATTTTTATGAGGTTTGGCAAGAAACTTTTTATATTCACATTGCTTGTTTCAGCAATAATGTTCTCGAGCCACGCAGCTTTTGCAGAAAAAGCTCACGAAAGAAGAATAAGACTTGCAACCGATCTTATTGAGACGATGACATCTGAATCCGATGCTGATAGTTTAGGCAATGTAATAAAATCTGGACGCGGCGTAGCAATATTTCCAGCAGTAACAAAGGGTGGCCTTATTGTTGGAGGACAGACAGGAGAGGGAGTTGTGTTTATTCGCAACAAAAATGGCACTTGGTCTGGACCTGCATTTATGGGAATATCCGGTGCGTCGTTCGGTTTGCAAATAGGCGTTCAGTCAGTTGGGCTTGTTCTTGTTATTACTAATGAAGAAGGACTCAGAGCGTTTACAGGCGGAAACAGTTTTAAATTAGGAGCTGGTGTTTCGGTTGCAGCTGGTCCTGTTGGGCGCAATGCCTTAGCAGCTACTGACGGGAGAGCAAAGGCTTCCATTTACAGCTATTCCGTTTCAAAAGGGCTTTATGCGGGAATTTCATTGGACGGATCTGTTATTAACCAAAATAGAGACGCAAACAAAGCCTATTGGGGTCGTGCCATTTCTGCCTCTGCTGCTCTCAAAAGACCAGCCACGGACAAAAAAGTTGCCCCTCTTATTGCAGCACTAAAAAAGTTAATAATGAAAGCGAAAGATTTATAAAAGCAGTATAAGGTTATTAATGTAGTATAAGAAATAAATACGCGAGGCGCTTGAAAATATTGATTCTCGCTTTTAAAACATTATAAAAATTACTTTTTACAGTCAAAAGGGCAACTGCCACAGGAATTTGGGTCACAGGTTGATTCGGATGAAGCGTGGTCGTGTTGCCCACACTTTTTACCATCAAAGATAATATCGTAAATGGGAAGGTATATTTTAAGTAAGGCTTCTACGCGATTCTCACATTCTTTGTCATCGCAGATCCCAAGGCTTTTTTTAATAGAGGACGCATCCTTCTCTCCTCTCATTATCTCCTTAAGCACCATATTTTTTGTAACATTGCTTTTATCGCATATCACAAAACTTGCCGGAACTTCTTTCATTAGCTGTTCTATCTCTTTCATATAAACCACCTCAACTTATAACGTTCTCATGGGAACACTGTATAAAGAATCGAACCCAAAATTATTGTAAAAGGGTTCTCCCTGTTCTGTAGCAAGTAAAACAAAAATTTCATATGTACGAAAAGCGACACTCGCTAAGGTGCCCACAAGGCGATGTGCAAAACCCTGTCTTCTAAATTCGGGAAGTGTGGAAAAATAATAGAGTCCACAAGCTTCTTCGCTATAATGAATTAATCCGGAAGAAACGGCAACGTCGCAATGTTTAAGAACATAAAGCTTATTTTTTTTGCAGTTTATCAGTTGTTCTGTAAAAGTTATATAATTTTCAGCGACGGGCGTGTTTTCTCCGAATCCTGCCCAAGATGCACCGGCCCATATTTCTGCTTCTGCCGCATTTTTTATTTCTATAACTGAGACATCAGAGAGATGCTCTTTCTTTTTTTCAAGCGACATGGCCGTATAGATATGTTTTTTAGTCAAACCGGAAGATTCCAGCATATTTGAATAATTCAAATCACAGTTGTAAAGCTCCGGTACTATAAATGGAGTAGCACTATTTTTTAAAATGAATAAAGCGTCATCAATTTCTTTTTTATTTGTTGATGGATTAAAAACCACATAGTTATCGTCTTCTGATGGAATTCCGGACAAAGAGATAAGGGACCCAGAAGGAAGAATCTGTAGTCTTCCTCCGGGAAGATTTCCTAACATCGTTACTGTTGAAAGAAAATTTTCTTTAAAAATAGACTTTTTATCCACTCAAGCAACACGCCCTAGAAAATTTTTTGCAATTATAATTTATAATTATAGTATACCTATAGCAGCACAAAAAGGAGCAATTCTCTTGGCAAAAAAGAAAAAAACAAAAATAACGTCCGACGAAAATATTTCTATTGGAGCGGGTAGCGAGTTTTCTCTTCCCCTGGCATCTTTATTTGGCCAAAATATCCACAAAAAAGAAGAAAAAGTCGAGAAAAAGGCAGATAAAGGCAATAAGTCTGGCCAAATTGAAGAAGAATTGTATTCTCTTTTACAAAAAATATCTAAAGTTATCTTGCGCAGAAGAACCTCCGGATTTGGCGGCAAAACTGTAGTTCAACTTACTCTTCCACAGGGGTGCAACATCGAACTTGCAATGCTGGCTAAAGAGATAAGGAAAGCTTTAGGTTGCGGCTCAAGAGTCGAAAAGGGAGAGATTCTTTTGCAGGGAGATATTTGCGATAGAGCGGAAGAATGGCTCTACAAAAAAGGAGTAAAGAAGGTCCAAATAGGCTAACCCTTCTTTAATTTTTAGAAAATTTATCAGGCGACAACATATTTGTATTATTTATTCTTGTTTTACTTACGCGTCAAAAACTTATTTCTGTTGATCCTCATTTTTAGCTGTGCTTTGCGTACTTTTTAAATGCATCAACTCTTCTTTTAGTGATTCAAGCTCTTTTTCAAGGCGTTGTACCTTAGTTTCTGTAATTTCCGAACTGTCGGAAGCATTTTGTTCTTGCAAACGCTTTCCGTCAATCTTTATCGTTCTTGCCCTCATGCCGGTAACTGTTGCATTCTCCGGAACATCTTTTAGGACAACACTGTTTGCCCCTATGCGCGAATAATTGCCAATTTTTATGGGTCCTAGAATTTTCGCTCCACTTCCCACAAAAACGTTAGAACCCAGTATAGGATGCCTCTTGCTCCCCTTGTCTTTTCCAGTTCCGCCGAGCGTTACCCCCTGATAAATGGTAACGTTATCCCCTAT
Proteins encoded in this region:
- a CDS encoding GNAT family N-acetyltransferase encodes the protein MDKKSIFKENFLSTVTMLGNLPGGRLQILPSGSLISLSGIPSEDDNYVVFNPSTNKKEIDDALFILKNSATPFIVPELYNCDLNYSNMLESSGLTKKHIYTAMSLEKKKEHLSDVSVIEIKNAAEAEIWAGASWAGFGENTPVAENYITFTEQLINCKKNKLYVLKHCDVAVSSGLIHYSEEACGLYYFSTLPEFRRQGFAHRLVGTLASVAFRTYEIFVLLATEQGEPFYNNFGFDSLYSVPMRTL
- a CDS encoding translation initiation factor, producing the protein MAKKKKTKITSDENISIGAGSEFSLPLASLFGQNIHKKEEKVEKKADKGNKSGQIEEELYSLLQKISKVILRRRTSGFGGKTVVQLTLPQGCNIELAMLAKEIRKALGCGSRVEKGEILLQGDICDRAEEWLYKKGVKKVQIG
- a CDS encoding serine acetyltransferase, which encodes MKIWEYIKSDYMAAMDNDPALRHGIQGFLEILLCTPGFLAIQFHRVFHFMHTTLHIPVLPRFLSLVVRWWTGIEIHPGAKIGKGFFIDHGAGVVIGETSEIGDNVTIYQGVTLGGTGKDKGSKRHPILGSNVFVGSGAKILGPIKIGNYSRIGANSVVLKDVPENATVTGMRARTIKIDGKRLQEQNASDSSEITETKVQRLEKELESLKEELMHLKSTQSTAKNEDQQK
- a CDS encoding HIT domain-containing protein codes for the protein MDSIFAPWRKQYVCSASDKPTQNERTCIFCDFPAINDDEKHLIVYRGEFNFVILNAFPYNSGHLMVVPFRHVSDFTELSLEETSEMTAIAQKAISALKILMNPDGFNMGMNLGKAAGAGIEQHLHLHIVPRWEGDTNFMPIVGEVKVISEALLSTWSRLKEIWPK
- a CDS encoding lipid-binding SYLF domain-containing protein, producing MRFGKKLFIFTLLVSAIMFSSHAAFAEKAHERRIRLATDLIETMTSESDADSLGNVIKSGRGVAIFPAVTKGGLIVGGQTGEGVVFIRNKNGTWSGPAFMGISGASFGLQIGVQSVGLVLVITNEEGLRAFTGGNSFKLGAGVSVAAGPVGRNALAATDGRAKASIYSYSVSKGLYAGISLDGSVINQNRDANKAYWGRAISASAALKRPATDKKVAPLIAALKKLIMKAKDL